DNA from Thermococcus argininiproducens:
GGGGGATAAATTTTGAAACTGAATTTTCAGTGGAGGTTATTTACTTCTTTGTCCTTGTGTATGTTATTAGGGTTCTTCTTACCATGGGCTTCACGTGGAATGCTGATATCCGGAAAACCATTGCCCGAGCTAGTGGTATTGCAAGCTTTGGTGTTCTTGGTCTCCTTGTAGGGGAGCTGGGCTATGAATATGGAGTTTTGAGTGAACATCTGTATGCCCTGGCTTCATTGGCTAGTATATTGGGAATGTTCCTTTCTACAACTATTGGAAAAGCAACATCAGAGATTAAATCTCAGGACGATTTTAGTGTTGGTCGGGTTTAAAGCAGGCCATATGGGATTTACTCTATCCTCCATTCTTTTCTATTTTTTCTGAGCAAAAGCGAAAGGTTTATAAGCAAATATACTGGTAACCTCAAATTGATAACGGAATTCTTAATCAAATAACCTTAAAATCAAAAATAACATGATAATTTGTGGAGAGAAAGGAGGTAAACAAATATGAGTTGGACAACACCAAAAAAAGCCATTTTACTTGCTGCAAGTGCTGAGGGAGGAACAAAATTAAACGCCTTTGATAATGCCTTACTCAAGATGGGGATTGGTAATGTCAATCTAGTGAAACTTAGCAGTGTTATCCCATCATATATCGAGTGGGTGGAGGAACTCCCTAAGAATATCCCAATAGGAATGCTTTTACCCACAGTTTACGCTCACATAGAAAGTGATGAAGCGGGGTCCACAATCAGCGCTGCTCTAGGAGTGGGAATAAGCGAGGGTAATGAAGGTGGACTCATATATGAATACAGTGGCTACTGCACTAAGGAAGAAGCAGAAAGAATGGTAAAGAAAATGGTCGAAGAAGGCTTTAAAGTTAGAGGCTGGAAGCTTAAGGAATTTAAAGCTGCTGTCGCTGAAGTAACCGTTAAGGATAGGCCTGCTGCAGCTGTTGCAGCCGTTGTCATGTTGCCATACTGATCTCTTTCATTTTTCAAAACAAAATAAAAGGAGGTGTGGTGCATGGAAGGGGGTGACGTGGATGGTTCAAGTAGTAGTAAACGATCCAATAGGAATGCATGTGGTTTTGGACCTTTACGAATGCGATCCTCAGATATTAGACGACATGGAAAAAGTAGAAGAGGTTCTTACTAAGGCAGCTGAAGTTGCAAATGCCACGATTATAGATAAACGTTTCCATAAATTTTCACCGCAGGGTGTTTCTGGTGTTGTTGTCGTTTCTGAGAGTCATATAGCGATTCACACTTGGCCTGAACATGGTTATGCGGCTGTTGATGTTTATACGTGTGGGGATCACACCATGCCTCTTAAAGCAAGCGAATATATAATTAAGGAATTAAAATGTAAACGACCAAGCATTGTAAAGCTTGATAGGGGGCTTCTGTTTAAAGAGTGAGTCTATTCCCTTTATATCTTCTTTTTGGAATGGGAAGATCTTTGAATATGGTTTTGAAAAGTGATACATGCTTCATGGCAAAACTTTAAAAACTATCTCTGAAGGTTTCATCGAGGTGAGTATAATGGAATTTATTGAGTGGTATCCGAGAGGTTATGGTGTGGGATTCAAGATCACTTCAAAAATCCTCGAGGTTCAAAGTGAGTATCAAAAAATCGAACTTTATGAGACTGAAGGCTTTGGAAAATTACTCGTTCTTGATGGTACTGTGCAACTTGTCGAGGATGGTGAGAAAAGCTACCATGAACCTTTAGTCCATCCAGTAATGTTGGCTCATCCAGGTCCTCGCAGGGTTTTGGTCATTGGAGGAGGAGATGGAGGAACTTTAAGAGAGGTTTTGAGGCATAAAAGCGTGGAACACGCTACAATGGTAGAGATAGACAAAAAAGTTGTCGAAGTCTCAATGGAGCACTTGAAAATAGATGAAGGTCTCCTAGAGAGGCTATTTAGAAAAGAGGAACCCAGAGCAGAACTTATAATTGGGGATGGTGTCGAATATATGAAAGCTCATAAGGAGCATTTTGATGTCATAATTGTGGACTCTACAGACCCCGTTGGGCCGGCGAAGCTCTTGTTTAGTGAAGAATTTTACAGAAATGCGTATGAAGCATTAAACAAAAAGGGAATATATATAACTCAGTCTGGTAGTGTCTATCTTTTTACAGACGAGCTTTTGGAAGCATATAATAACATGAAGCGGGTTTTTGACAAAGTGTATTACTTTAGCTTTCCTGTAATAGGTTATGCATCTCCTTGGAGTTTCTTAGTTGGAGTAAAGGGAGACATCGACTTTACCAAGATAGATATAGAAAGAGCAAAAGAGCTTGAGTTAGAGTATTACGACCCAGAGAGGCACGAGACTTTGTTCCAAATTCCAAAATATGTCAGAGAACTTCTTGAAAAGGAGCCTAAGAGTTAGAACCCCTCCCTATCTTCTTTCTCCAAACTTTTTAGAGTTTCAGGTTTAAGATTCTTCAAGAAAAAAGAGACCAGATTTTCACTGGAAAAGCATATAAACACTTTCCAAAAGGTCTCTAATGGTGGTGGTATCGATGATAAGAGCTGTAATCAAGAACTCAAGAATATTTGATGGGAAGTCATTTATTGGGATGGGCATTCTTGGGATGCTCATGAGTTTCAGGGATAATCTTGATATTTTCAATGGATCCTTATTGATTACTTCGATTATATTGTATGTTGGTTATGCATTTGCTATCAATAACTGTTTTGACGTGGATACGGACTTGGTTAATCCCAGAAAGAGGTATAAAAACCCAATTGCAAATGGAGAGCTCAGCTTCAGGATGGGCATTATAACGGCTTTGTTCATGATAATGACTGGTTTGATATTTTCATATTTTGTAG
Protein-coding regions in this window:
- a CDS encoding pyruvoyl-dependent arginine decarboxylase, with translation MSWTTPKKAILLAASAEGGTKLNAFDNALLKMGIGNVNLVKLSSVIPSYIEWVEELPKNIPIGMLLPTVYAHIESDEAGSTISAALGVGISEGNEGGLIYEYSGYCTKEEAERMVKKMVEEGFKVRGWKLKEFKAAVAEVTVKDRPAAAVAAVVMLPY
- the speD gene encoding adenosylmethionine decarboxylase — its product is MVQVVVNDPIGMHVVLDLYECDPQILDDMEKVEEVLTKAAEVANATIIDKRFHKFSPQGVSGVVVVSESHIAIHTWPEHGYAAVDVYTCGDHTMPLKASEYIIKELKCKRPSIVKLDRGLLFKE
- the speE gene encoding polyamine aminopropyltransferase translates to MEFIEWYPRGYGVGFKITSKILEVQSEYQKIELYETEGFGKLLVLDGTVQLVEDGEKSYHEPLVHPVMLAHPGPRRVLVIGGGDGGTLREVLRHKSVEHATMVEIDKKVVEVSMEHLKIDEGLLERLFRKEEPRAELIIGDGVEYMKAHKEHFDVIIVDSTDPVGPAKLLFSEEFYRNAYEALNKKGIYITQSGSVYLFTDELLEAYNNMKRVFDKVYYFSFPVIGYASPWSFLVGVKGDIDFTKIDIERAKELELEYYDPERHETLFQIPKYVRELLEKEPKS